In Colletotrichum higginsianum IMI 349063 chromosome 1, whole genome shotgun sequence, the DNA window GGGTTGCATTGCAGCTCCTTAATGATGGGTCCTTTGGGgggcgccggcttcgtcgaggccgacttGGGCTTGCCGAGGAGTGGCTGGGCGATCTTTACAGGTCGCACCTCGCTCAGGACTTCCCTGAGCGGACTGCTGCCGGGCTCCTCCGCGGAAGactcctcctcgtcaatgGTCgactcgacgtcgtcgcggcACGGAGTTTCATACTTCGCCTTCCGTTCTGTAAACGCAAGAGAAGACTCGGTCCTCTCCGTGATGGGGGTCATGAAGGGGAGCCGATTGTTAGCCATCTCAACCGGATCCCTAAACGGCCGTGTTCTGGGCTCATAATCCTCAGGCGGTATCGGAACGAACATGGTCTTTGTCCTGGGCGGGtagtcttcgtcgtcgtcctcgtcctcctcttcctcgccctgtTCGTCTCCAGactcgccgtcctccccgGCTCCCGCCCGCTCATCGTACACGGGGCCGGACGTTTCGACGTAGTTCGGGTCCATCAGGCCAGAGACCTGAGTGTTGTTGACGTCGGCCTCCGTCGCATTCTCGTCGAGAACCGGGACGTGTTTGTTGGTTGAAAAGTCGGACCACTCGCTTACACTCTTCACGTCCGACGCATCTTcatccgcctcgtccgcttcatccccttcgtcggcgtcgtcatccaCGTCCACCTGACGGGTGACCATTGTGCTCTCTGCTTCGGTTGTGTAATCGCCGTCTGTCTCGTAGTCGTCGCTGTCAtcgctctcttcttcttccgcatcgtcttcgtccggGTGGGACTGAATGGGTTGGTTGAAAATCTCGTAAATTTCATCAGTCGCAGCCCGAGTGTGaatcgtcatcgtcggctcGGCTgtgtttctcttcttcatctttgGCCTGGACGGAGAGTCCAAGTTGGCCTTGACTGCTGGTGTGTCAGTGACGGACGGCCCGGTGCATAAGAGCGTTCGTCGACTTACTGATTTGGGTTTCGTTGACCTCCATcaccttcttctttttacTTTTGCCTTCCTTCTTGTTAATAATGGCGCCATTCTCGTCCATCATGACGGTTTCCGTGTGAACGACCAGCTTCTCCCGCACCATCTGACCAAGGTCGTCCACCATTGAAGGCTCCGTATCCGCCATTTCAGGATCAGCCTCCTCTGCCAGCGGCTCGCTATCCCAGGACACATCCAGCCAGCCCCGGTTCATGGCCCAGACCTCCTCGAAACCAAGCTCTGAGCCGGGCTCATCCGGGGTAGGGTAGACAGCCTCGAGACTGACAAAGATGCGCTCCTTCTTGCCGCTGACAGGATTCACGACTATCTGATTCTTGGATGGCACAAGGGTGATATGGGACTTGGACATTTGAGCCCGCGCTGATCGCGACTGCTGTTGCGATTTTGACTGCAACTGAGACTGAAATACAAATAACGCCATAAAGCCATACATTAGTCCTATAATCATCAACATCTGGGCATTGGGAAGCGTAAGTGAAAGTGGTGCTTACCGTATCCCTGAAGATTGCCATCTTGGGAGCAGTGCTCTTCTTTCCTCCCGCCTTCAACGTCTCTCCCGCCCACGGCTTGGGCTCCATCAcgttctccttcttccgGTCGCCTAGCGAGCCGATCGAGTCCCATCCCTTGGAGCTGGGTCCGCGCGAGGCCAGAGGCGGGGGCGCCGCGTCGGTGTCTGAGAAGATGGCcatcttggccttgcccGGCTTGGGCGCGGCACCGCCAACGCCCGAGCTGGGGCGAGGTGCCTGGGGgtctgctgcggcggcggcggcagcacggGCAGCGGCGAAGGGGTCAACCTTGGCGGCCAGGGCAGGCCGGACGGTGGGGAGGGCCGGTGATGAAggcgcctcggcggcgtctggcTGGTCAGCGAGCCTCTGCTCGAACTCCTTGAACTTGCGAAGCAGGCGCTGGACGGGTCTCGCCTCGCGCTCGATGCCAAGCTTGTagacctcctccgcctggTTCCAgcggccggcgccctcgagccaGGCTGCGTATTCTTCGTAGAAGAGGGCGAGTGTCTCTCCGATGTTGTGGCgcgagaggaagagaaaggtTTCGCGGGGCGAATCAGAAAAGAATTGGATGTACAGGATCCAAATCTTGAGGTATCTGGGGTCGTTCTTGTATTGTGATGAGCCGATGAAGGTCTTGGTCGCGCGTTCTAGCAGAGTGTGCAGCTGAGACTGCGGCGTGGCTTGCGCCGAGGGGTATGTGTCCAGGGTCCAGCGCACATAGCGGTCGAAGATGTCGAGGGGGTCGTCCGACTCGGAGATGTTGcggatctcctcctcgtACTCGGCTCTGATGCAGTCGTGGACGTTCTTGGTGTCGGATGGCGTCGGGGTGTCCAGCTTGTGCAGGGGCGATGGCGAAAAGAGCTCGGCCAGCTTTTTGGCAGAGCGGCCGCTGGGCAGCGCCTGGATGTTTTCTTTCTGCGCCTCGATGATGTCGAAGTTGATGAGGTCGTCGGAGGCTGCCATGGTTGTTAGTACTGTCGCGGCGATTCGCCGTCGCGTCTCCAGGTAGAATGGTGCTGGAGTTGTGCGTCGAGGGCCGGTCGCTGTCTGGTTTGGGATGAGATGCAGCAGGTCAGGAAGTGAATTTGGGTGTGTTCAGGTGTTGTGGTCCATTGTTGATTATTGATAACCGATAACAGGTACAGGGCAGtcaggagggggggggggggggcatgtGGGCTGTTGCTGTGGTAACGCTGAAGACGCTTATGTAATGGGACTCACCGACCACCGACCTCGGTGTGGCTACCCCACTTAGTACGGTTACCGGTTGGCCTGTACGGGTACGGTACTATCTAGGTATCACTGCTTGTTTGGACTCGATTGATCTTCACCTCACCACCCACCTACCGAATCCATGGCACGGCAGTTGGTGGCCATGGCGATAGCAAACCATAAAGCAAAAGGTACGAGGAAGAGTATTCATTGAATGCTACTCGTTTCCGACTATAGACAGACACAGTGGATTCTGTTCCCATGCTCACAACCGCCAAAATTTCAGCCACGTCCTGACCCTTGTGATTAAAGCGCCTAGGTAAATGTCCTTTCTTTGCGGACCTACTAGGCTGCCACCACCCAAAGCGTTGCTTAACTTTGTGGTACCATCAAGAAACTTTGTTATCTTACTTAGTTCCTAGACATAGGTGATCAACGGCCGGCCGCGGATGCGATACTATCACTCATCATACTAACCAGCAATCGTCCAGGTGCTGCTCATCTTCTCATCCGCCAAGGTGTCCCTATCCATCCCCGTCTCCGTTTCactcttcgtcttcttcccaGTCTGATTCTGCCTCCGAAGAGCGTTCCGAATCCCAGCTTGAGTCTTCCACTGGCTCATCACCGTCCTCTTGGAAGGATGCGACCTCGTAGACTGTCCTCCGCCACGCGCTGTCTATCTCGATCTTTTTGCCAGCCGCGCAAGCTGCGTCATCTCGAGCCTTCACTTTGACGTCCCATTGCTTTAGGTGCCCGAGAATCTTCTCTATCACAATAGAGCGAGGGAGGATAAGCCTTCGATTGTGGTTTTTGCGGCAGGTGATGTCTCTGCGGCATATTGGGCAGCCCGCATGGACCAGAGCCTCGCAGCAAGGAGGGCCTCTAAAGATCTTGCGCGTACACTATCAATTGCCACGTCAGCTTTTTTTCGAATTTCAGTACAAACAAGGGGGGAGTTGGTGGGATGGTTTCAACCTTGATGCAAAAGCTGTGTCCGCATTCAGTGGTATGCGTCCTGAGCAGGAGTGCGGAGCAGATACCGCATGTGCCTTCGTCTATCATGCGACTGAATATTTCGCGGAGCTCATAAAGATCTCTGAAGTGGTCCAGGTAGGCTATACGTTCGACTTCGCCGatctttcttttcttggtTATAGGCGACATTTTGATTTCGTGCGCTGATTGGTGACGAGGTATTCAAGGGTTGGAATCACCAAGATAAGATCTTGTAGCTTTTACGCCTGTGAATGTCTCAGGGGTAGATGATGTTCGGCTTTCTACAAGTTGCTTCATAATGCATACCGCTCCTTGGAGATGTTTTATACACACTTACGAGGCTGTTGGAGATGATAACGTTCACCCTGCGCTATCCTGGTACGCAGCAGTGAGAGTTGACTACAACGATCGTACCGCGGTTTGAGCCATATTGGGACAGTCCGACGGAGCACATGGGTTAGAACAACTTCATTCCAATACAAAAAGACACCTGGAACGAAAGCAAAACTGAGAAAAAAGCCTTTTGAGTTCTTCTTCTGAACCTTGAAGAGACAGGGTTTTAGCAACCTTCGGTCTGTAATACACTGCAATTGTGGACCATCCCACAAGCCCAAACGCCATGACCTTTgtgccctcgtacgaaatTCCTACAAACATTTGCGCTCTTCGTTTCTCCTAAAACCCCCATTGTCCGTTTCCCATTGTGGCTTCCTCGTTCCAAGAGCCTTCCGTGCTAGATCGCCAGATGGTTCATCACTGACAACACACCGCCAAACTCAAGGGGGCAGTCCTCCCCGTCGTGAGACGAGATGACCTCGAACTCGATTCCGACGTTTTCAAAGACCGCCGCAAGCTGGCTGGCCGTCTGTCCGGAGTCGTGATCGTAGATAACGGACTTGACGCGAACAGATCGAAGATGGGGCAGATGGTGAGGCGCAACCGCGGCTAGGCGACGGAGCATCACCGTCAGGGGCTCGGCACTGGCATCGACCCTCTCGTGGCTGATGAGGACCAGGTCGCTGTCTCCTTGAAGTGTGTACTCTCGCTGGAaccggccgtcgtcggtccACACGTCGTAAAGCTCCAGCTCCATCAGGCCGGGCGGGAGGCGCGCCTGCATGTGGGCGTGGTGCATGTCGTTCGCATTCTTGAACAGGACGGGAAGGTCAACGCGCAGGACCGCGAGCTCCTTCATGTCGACAAAGCGTTGGAAGCACCCCTCTTccgcgacgaagaagccgccgAAGCGTTTGAGCTGCAGGCGGAGCGTGTGGAGTTTCTGGCAGTACTCGGGGAGGAAGTCGCTGATGCGGACTTGCTCGGTCCCGATACAGAACGTCTCCCAGCGCGAGACGGGGAAATtcaggacgatgacgaggctCTTGAGCTTCGGGCAGCGGCAGAGCAGGCGGCTGAGGTTGGATCCGCTGGTCGAACTGCCGTTGAGGGCGATGTTCTCGAGCGCGAAGTGCTGGGAGGGGCGAATGCGGTCGAAGAAGCGCCAGTTGCCGTTGTCGCAGGGGATGCGCAACGTCTTCAGATTCGAGGCCTTGAGAAGGCTGGGCACGAAGAAAGGGCTGACGGAGACGTTGGCGTTGTCGTAGCGCTGTCTGGTGTCGCTTCTGAGCTCGAGCTCCCGCAGGCGCTTGAAGAGATTGACCACGTTCACGACACTCGGGAGGATGTCGGAGAAGAAGACCTCGGTGCTCTGGTTCACCGTGTTCACGTCCCAGCTCCGCTTGAAGGCGAAGACCAGCCTCTCGAGGCGAGacgcggcggccagcagAAAGCCGACAAGGTGCTGAATGGTGCTTTTGGCGTCGTAGGTCCCGCACCGGTGAACCATCTCCAGCATGGCGAGGGGGGATCGGGAAAAGTCGACGCTGCACGCGTCAAATGCTTGGAGGCCGGTCTCGCACGAGTATTCATCGGTAGTGAAGTAGCCAATGTAGAGCTGCTTcatgaggaggaggagtgcCGGTCTCTCGGCGACGGAGCGGAGCAGGAGGCCGAATCTCTTGGCGTTGTCGACGCTGACGGTGGAGTACAGACGCTCCTGGCTCAGGTCGCACAAGGCCTCGCaggtgagagagaggttgCAGAGCGTGCGGCGGGACACGACCTGCTCTCCGGCGTCAAACGAGGTCTCGGAGGCGAGCGAGAGCGGGACGAAGCTGATGATATTTCGGATCGTCTCGGGGGGGAGATGGAGCAGCTCCAACTTGTGATGAACGACGGGATCTTCAATGGGATGAACGACGggaacgacgacggcgtcgtcgccgccgtacTGGGCGACCTCGAAAGACATCGGCAAGTCCATGGCTGGTTGGCGTAAGGAGAGCGAGGTGTTGACGGAaaggggaaaaagaaaacaaggCTGTGGGAGGATAAATAGTCGAGAGGCTTCAGGCTCGAGGAAGGATTGTTATTATTTAGGGCTCAGTTACCCCTCGTGGGCAAGAAAGAAGGGCATCACACGGAGGGAGCACGGAGAGCAGTTGGAGGCCTGATATCTACTCGGCcgtggcgagggcggcttTAAGTGATGAGGCCCATCCGGtcttgtcgacgagggctgctgctgttaGTTGTAATTCACAGGAA includes these proteins:
- a CDS encoding Checkpoint protein kinase, whose protein sequence is MAASDDLINFDIIEAQKENIQALPSGRSAKKLAELFSPSPLHKLDTPTPSDTKNVHDCIRAEYEEEIRNISESDDPLDIFDRYVRWTLDTYPSAQATPQSQLHTLLERATKTFIGSSQYKNDPRYLKIWILYIQFFSDSPRETFLFLSRHNIGETLALFYEEYAAWLEGAGRWNQAEEVYKLGIEREARPVQRLLRKFKEFEQRLADQPDAAEAPSSPALPTVRPALAAKVDPFAAARAAAAAAADPQAPRPSSGVGGAAPKPGKAKMAIFSDTDAAPPPLASRGPSSKGWDSIGSLGDRKKENVMEPKPWAGETLKAGGKKSTAPKMAIFRDTSKSQQQSRSARAQMSKSHITLVPSKNQIVVNPVSGKKERIFVSLEAVYPTPDEPGSELGFEEVWAMNRGWLDVSWDSEPLAEEADPEMADTEPSMVDDLGQMVREKLVVHTETVMMDENGAIINKKEGKSKKKKVMEVNETQIIKANLDSPSRPKMKKRNTAEPTMTIHTRAATDEIYEIFNQPIQSHPDEDDAEEEESDDSDDYETDGDYTTEAESTMVTRQVDVDDDADEGDEADEADEDASDVKSVSEWSDFSTNKHVPVLDENATEADVNNTQVSGLMDPNYVETSGPVYDERAGAGEDGESGDEQGEEEEDEDDDEDYPPRTKTMFVPIPPEDYEPRTRPFRDPVEMANNRLPFMTPITERTESSLAFTERKAKYETPCRDDVESTIDEEESSAEEPGSSPLREVLSEVRPVKIAQPLLGKPKSASTKPAPPKGPIIKELQCNPVDEAVRNEILANMQPSLSSYPGFYDHRDEKYERGNEIRKFAKAMTKATKGGSERTSNACAVVAVEFPDIATQYTIRKELGAGAFAPVYLVENSSADQEDEDEDGVVAMGKGAFAVSHRSPLEALKMELPPTPWEFHMMRLAHTRLGPQHRAAASISYAHEFHLYQDEGFLFLPYHPHGSLLDVVNFFRAEPSGVMDEQLAMFFTIELFRTVESLHARSVLHGDLKVDNCLLRLDSGSSDPPLPAQYSADGSDGWGARGVTLIDFGRGIDMRNFEADVGFVADWKTSAQDCAEMREGRPWTWQIDYHGLAGIVYCLLFGKYIETVRCDQGGIGSSGRRYRVRESLKRYWQTEIWAECFDVLLNPGAHVAAEDGARMPVLRGMRGVRERMEAWLEGNCERGVGLRSLVGKVEAFARGRR